A region of Mustela nigripes isolate SB6536 chromosome 18, MUSNIG.SB6536, whole genome shotgun sequence DNA encodes the following proteins:
- the CLN8 gene encoding protein CLN8 produces MTPGSEGGTAESVFDLDYTSWKVRAMLAVAGFAFYLGVFVVCHRLSSSLNATYRALAAREKVFWDLAATRAVFGVQSTAAGLWALLVDPVLHADKARGQQNWCWFHIATATGFFFFENVAVHLSNALFRTFDLFLAVHHLFAFLGFLGSVVNLGAGHYLAMITLLLEASTPFTCVSWMLLKAGWSDSLLWRLNQWLMVHMFHCRMVLTYHMWWVCLRHWDGLLGSLHRPHLALFLAGLSLLTLVINPYWTHKKTQQLLHPVDWNFAQPAPRSGRPAGANGQVPPKKGQ; encoded by the exons ATGACTCCTGGGAGCGAGGGGGGAACGGCAGAGAGCGTCTTCGACCTGGACTACACCTCCTGGAAGGTCCGCGCCATGCTGGCGGTCGCCGGCTTCGCCTTCTACCTGGGTGTCTTCGTGGTCTGTCACCGGCTCTCATCCTCCCTGAACGCCACGTACCGCGCTCTGGCGGCCCGAGAGAAGGTCTTCTGGGACCTGGCGGCCACGCGCGCCGTGTTTGGCGTTCAGAGCACGGCGGCGGGCCTGTGGGCCCTGCTGGTGGACCCCGTGCTGCACGCCGACAAGGCCCGTGGCCAGCAGAACTGGTGCTGGTTCCACATCGCCACGGCCACCGGCTTCTTCTTCTTCGAGAACGTGGCGGTTCACCTGTCCAACGCGCTCTTCCGCACGTTTGACTTGTTTCTGGCCGTCCACCATCTCTTCGCCTTCCTTGGCTTTCTGGGCTCCGTGGTGAACCTGGGAGCCGGCCACTACCTGGCGATGATCACGCTGCTGCTGGAGGCCAGCACCCCCTTCACCTGTGTGTCCTGGATGCTCTTAAAG GCCGGCTGGTCGGACTCGCTGCTCTGGAGGCTGAACCAGTGGCTGATGGTGCACATGTTCCACTGCCGCATGGTGCTGACCTACCACATGTGGTGGGTGTGCCTGCGCCACTGGGACGGGCTGCTCGGCAGCCTCCACCGGCCGCACTTGGCGCTCTTCCTGGCCGGGCTCAGCCTGCTCACGCTCGTCATCAACCCCTACTGGACCCACAAGAAGACTCAGCAGCTGCTGCACCCCGTGGACTGGAACTTCGCGCAGCCCGCACCGAGGAGTGGCCGGCCTGCCGGGGCCAATGGCCAGGTGCCACCCAAGAAGGGGCAGTAG
- the LOC132006420 gene encoding uncharacterized protein LOC132006420: protein MKTPESRRLRADALHPHPASCWPAGGRLGPRHRGDSTRTRDGGARGLPNSPGHLHPDGFSERPHQLASPPAVQEAPLAPRPRQHLSFRVEPSCGESRDALQQTQTEKMWSAYAVGGDSAVRMNACVCIDTDGPGEVGGQFWRRPVVFCERRPSQGTRLLDSSVWPRGVAVRARELIFCGWSTFLPFGGGPPARRSGRHRRDLLRTFSRGHVVSLLSAFASSVQLGRCFHLGSESASTCSSEAGRCLPLLAARPALPHGPSLLSRIGPLRSGAADTRWPSHDHGVSRLLAPGLPLLPSVATIDDVSDH from the exons ATGAAGACGCCTGAGAGCCGACGCCTGAGAGCAGACGCCCTTCACCCCCATCCCGCCTCCTGCTGGCCTGCGGGGGGCCGTCTTGGTCCTCGTCACAGGGGGGACAGCACAAGGACCAGGGACGGCGGGGCACGCGGCCTCCCAAACAGTCCAGGCCACCTGCATCCGGACGGCTTCTCAG AGCGGCCGCACCAGCTCGCATCCCCACCAGCCGTGCAGGAGGCTCCCCTTGCTCCGCgtcctcgccagcacctgtcgTTTCGGGTAGAGCCGAGCTGTGGagagagccgagatgcccttcagcagacgcAGACAGAGAAGATGTGGTCCGCGTACGCAGTGGGGGGGGACTCCGCCGTCAGGATGAACGCCTGCGTTTGCATCGACACGGACGGGCCTGGTGAG GTGGGTGGCCAGTTCTGGAGGCGGCCGGTGGTGTTCTGTGAGCGGCGTCCTTCACAGGGCACGAGGCTTCTGGACTCGTCCGTGTGGCCACGCGGCGTCGCTGTTAGGGCCAGGGAGCTTATCTTCTGTGGGTGGAGCACGTTTCTGCCCTTCGGGGGTGGCCCACCTGCCCGCCGTAGTGGACGACACCGCCGCGATCTCCTGCGCACATTCTCGCGTGGACACGTGGTCTCCCTCCTCTCAG CTTTTGCCAGCTCTGTACAGCTGGGCCGGTGTTTCCACCTGGGATCAGAGAGCGCGTCTACGTGTTCGTCAGAAGCCGGCAGGTGCCTTCCGTTGCTTGCTGCCCGTCCTGCTCTGCCCCACGGACCCTCGCTCCTTTCCCGGATCGGTCCCCTCCGTTCGGGGGCGGCGGATACCCGTTGGCCCAGCCACGATCACGGAGTTTCTCGGCTGCTCGCACCGGGCCTTCCACTGCTGCCGTCTGTCGCAACGATAGACGACGTGTCC GATCATTAA